From a single Fusarium fujikuroi IMI 58289 draft genome, chromosome FFUJ_chr03 genomic region:
- a CDS encoding related to a-agglutinin core protein AGA1: MAASLLKAIPSDPDKLNDFSAYLSGNHCLENLQFIQDASRYRDCYTETVGASQSPWVSVRCDYDYLRALWEDLLENYILPNGHREVNLPSEVRDRLLGFCSSDLLPHPSELDGAVKIVHELIEDSILPGFLNSHMSPKQSDGGVRGSLKRISCSLRRKISTAFRIRTY; this comes from the exons ATGGCCGCTTCCCTCCTCAAGGCTATCCCCTCCGACCCAGATAA ATTGAACGATTTTTCAGCCTATCTTTCAGGAAATCATTGCCTAGAAAACCTACAATTCATCCAAGACGCATCGAGATACCGAGATTGTTACACGGAAACAGTCGGAGCTAGTCAGTCCCCATGGGTATCTGTAAGGTGCGATTACGATTACCTGCGGGCACTATGGGAAGATCTTCTGGAGAATTACATCCTTCCTAATGGACATCGCGAGGTCAACCTTCCATCTGAAGTTAGGGATCGACTTCTTGGATTCTGTTCTTCTGACTTGCTTCCACATCCTTCGGAATTGGACGGTGCTGTCAAAATTGTCCATGAACTCATCGAGGACTCGATCCTACCTGGCTTCCTGAACTCTCATATGTCACCGAAGCAATCAGACGGCGGAGTACGTGGTAGCCTGAAGCGAATTAGCTGCAGCCTTCGGCGGAAGATCTCAACGGCCTTTCGGATTCGGACCTACTGA
- a CDS encoding related to helix-loop-helix protein, translating into MPPAPPGHSHHQQPISSPNRTSRDTPPPPDPTDMETHQQAHHPAPARPMSIAWGLSGVGHQNPQLNPMLFNFIAPGTMIPTPDGTRGHHSYLPHTPIDASFAYGSELVSPSSIQSCGHYDSGFAGHWDGTLSHGACTPNVSMPTRHVANNPWAELDEAPQDNNPAPAPQPKRTPRTRRKKKEAHNASEASQGRSSSAGAGAGAPSLSDVASPSSTSRNSRTSINSKSTSTASMASSTPSRQRKLRSASRTSKNNRDKPNDAPEERWARASHNRVEKHYRNRMNVQFESLLNILPAKTRHDAKGNGDDIESDGTNNPDRRVSKGEVLEMARKRIQALEREGNELRRKNLELQGSLRRLKGSASDGTVSSSDGERPFNFNQCVQ; encoded by the coding sequence ATGCCGCCGGCACCACCCggtcattctcatcatcagcagcccATTTCGTCGCCGAATCGAACCAGCCGCGATACGCCGCCACCGCCAGACCCGACCGACATGGAGACCCACCAGCAGGCGCATCACCCTGCCCCGGCACGCCCAATGTCGATAGCTTGGGGTTTATCCGGCGTGGGTCATCAAAATCCACAGCTAAACCCGATGCTTTTCAACTTTATAGCCCCAGGGACTATGATCCCTACCCCTGACGGCACAAGGGGACATCACAGCTATCTCCCGCACACGCCGATAGACGCCAGTTTCGCGTACGGCAGCGAGCTCGTCTCACCGTCCAGCATACAATCTTGTGGCCACTATGATAGTGGCTTTGCCGGACACTGGGATGGCACTTTGAGCCATGGAGCTTGCACTCCAAATGTATCGATGCCCACTAGGCATGTCGCGAATAATCCTTGGGCTGAGCTAGACGAGGCGCCCCAAGATAACAACCCAGCACCCGCTCCACAACCAAAAAGGACTCCTCGAACgcgaagaaaaaagaaagaggctcACAATGCATCTGAGGCTTCTCAAGGTCGCAGCAGTAGTGCTGGTGCCGGTGCTGGTGCTCCTTCGCTATCTGACGTAGCTAGCCCTAGCTCTACGTCACGGAACAGCCGCACGAGTATCAATTCAAAGTCTACATCTACGGCATCCATGGCTtcgtcaacaccaagtcGTCAGAGAAAGCTACGCAGTGCCTCTCGTACATCCAAAAATAACCGTGACAAACCTAATGATGCTCCAGAAGAACGCTGGGCTCGAGCATCCCATAACCGCGTCGAAAAGCACTACCGCAACCGCATGAACGTTCAGTTCGAATCCCTTCTTAATATTTTGCCGGCGAAAACCCGACACGATGCCAAAGGTAATGGCGATGATATCGAATCGGATGGCACAAACAATCCGGACCGCCGTGTGAGCAAGGGCGAAGTGCTTGAAATGGCTCGCAAGCGTATACAAGCGCTGGAACGAGAAGGCAATGAGCTCCGGCGCAAGAACCTCGAACTTCAAGGCAGTCTTCGACGACTTAAAGGATCTGCCTCCGATGGCACAGTATCCTCGTCTGACGGAGAAAGGCCGTTCAATTTCAATCAGTGTGTCCAATAA